From the genome of Poecile atricapillus isolate bPoeAtr1 chromosome 23, bPoeAtr1.hap1, whole genome shotgun sequence, one region includes:
- the CSF1 gene encoding macrophage colony-stimulating factor 1 isoform X3, giving the protein MPRLGAKVCLLRCSLLTSLLLLLLRIHETEQNSYCQQIITERHLAELEELADTQMQHPGRVSFKFIDKMQLNDSICYVKAAFPLMGKILERTEFKENSSNARKMQTVRRMYNRIDESVDPCIRDEDDEERTLSQMCFKEFTTSPYEMLVLVKDFFQDIKRLLQNQETFEKDCSRVYRRACPGPRKAGSSPGVGTDPDCNCLSPALPSATQPSLSAAAGRDMAPASSRVPSSLLHATLADLEAPSQPPSSTDGGSGTEEVLGAGVGDTALALAPGMKQTAPASSAEALQDPAGTLSLALGDIPVLRGDGELVEWGTGHLPQDPGQQWGGSILPDQPGGLSTTPPTASPSAGSTGGGARIRPEAASEPVTQLRFSRMAPELRAPGHPRDRAWGWGLSRLRGPEDGGGPGPSFDSGFVLGAEQRRKEPPAREGRQEPLIYITVASVVAVLLATGGLLFYKYKSRVLGRPLEDGGCDPEEPERRALQGARECSELETQDL; this is encoded by the exons GTGTGCCTGCTCCGCTGCTCCCTGCTGacatcccttctcctcctcctacTCCGCATCCATGAGACGGAGCAGAACAGCTACTGCCAGCAGATCATCACGGAGAGGCACCTGGccgagctggaggagctg GCTGACACCCAGATGCAGCACCCGGGCAGGGTCTCCTTCAAGTTCATTGACAAGATGCAGTTG AATGACTCCATCTGCTATGTGAAAGCTGCCTTTCCCCTGATGGGCAAGATCCTGGAGCGAACAGAGTTCAAGGAGAACTCGTCCAATGCCCGGAAGATGCAGACGGTGCGCAGGATGTACAACCGCATCGATGAGAGTGTGGACCCCTGCATcagggatgaggatgatgaggagaGAACG CTCTCACAGATGTGCTTCAAGGAGTTCACCACCTCCCCCTACGagatgctggtgctggtgaaggaTTTCTTCCAGGACATCAAGCGTCTGCTGCAGAACCAGGAGACCTTTGAGAAGGATTGCAGCCGAGTCTACCGCAGGGCCTGCCCGGGACCCAGGAAGGCTGGATCCTCCCCAG GTGTGGGGACAGATCCTGACTGCAAttgcctgtcccctgccctcccttctGCCACCCAGCCCTCCCTCTCTGCTGCCGCTGGCAGGGACATGGCACCCGCTAGCAGCCGGGTCCCCTCCAGCCTCCTCCATGCCACCCTCGCTGACTTAGAGGCCCCATCTCAGCCCCCCAGTAGCACGGACGGGGGCTCAGGGACCGAGGAGGTCCTGGGTGCCGGGGTAGGTGACACAGCGCTGGCGTTGGCCCCCGGGATGaagcagacagctccagccagcaGTGCCGAAGCCCTCCAGGATCCGGCCGGGACGCTGAGCCTGGCACTGGGTGACATCCCCGTCCTCCGTGGGGATGGAGAGCTGGTGGAGTGGGGCACCGGGCACCTGCCGCAGGATCCAGGCCAGCAGTGGGGAGGCTCCATCCTCCCGGATCAGCCCGGCGGGCTCAGCACCACCCCTCCGACAGCATCGCCCAGCGCTGGCTCGACGGGCGGCGGAGCCAGGATCCGTCCCGAGGCAGCGTCCGAGCCCGTCACACAGCTCCGCTTCTCCAGGATGGCCCCAGAGCTGCGAGCCCCGGGCCACCCCAGGGACAGggcgtggggctgggggctgagcCGGCTGCGGGGCCCCGAGGATGGCGGCGGGCCCGGGCCCAGCTTTGACTCTGGCTTTGTTCTGGGCGCAGAGCAGCGCAGGAAGGAGCCGCCCGCCAGGGAGGGCCGACAGGAGCCTCTCATCTACATTACAGTGGCCAGTGTGGTGGCCGTCCTGCTGGCCACGGGAGGGCTGCTCTTCTACAAGTATAAATCCAGG GTCCTGGGGCGGCCGCTGGAAGATGGAGGCTGCGACCCCGAGGAGCCGGAGAGGAG GGCGCTGCAGGGAGCAAGGGAGTGTTCAGAGCTGGAGACTCAGGATCTCTGA
- the CSF1 gene encoding macrophage colony-stimulating factor 1 isoform X2 — translation MGIGTGLEDHSGIILLDRGQAPATTEVCLLRCSLLTSLLLLLLRIHETEQNSYCQQIITERHLAELEELADTQMQHPGRVSFKFIDKMQLNDSICYVKAAFPLMGKILERTEFKENSSNARKMQTVRRMYNRIDESVDPCIRDEDDEERTMCFKEFTTSPYEMLVLVKDFFQDIKRLLQNQETFEKDCSRVYRRACPGPRKAGSSPGVGTDPDCNCLSPALPSATQPSLSAAAGRDMAPASSRVPSSLLHATLADLEAPSQPPSSTDGGSGTEEVLGAGVGDTALALAPGMKQTAPASSAEALQDPAGTLSLALGDIPVLRGDGELVEWGTGHLPQDPGQQWGGSILPDQPGGLSTTPPTASPSAGSTGGGARIRPEAASEPVTQLRFSRMAPELRAPGHPRDRAWGWGLSRLRGPEDGGGPGPSFDSGFVLGAEQRRKEPPAREGRQEPLIYITVASVVAVLLATGGLLFYKYKSRVLGRPLEDGGCDPEEPERRALQGARECSELETQDL, via the exons ATGGGGATAGGCACGGGGTTGGAGGACCACAGTGGCATTATCCTGCTGGACCGTGGCCAAGCCCCGGCTACCACAGAG GTGTGCCTGCTCCGCTGCTCCCTGCTGacatcccttctcctcctcctacTCCGCATCCATGAGACGGAGCAGAACAGCTACTGCCAGCAGATCATCACGGAGAGGCACCTGGccgagctggaggagctg GCTGACACCCAGATGCAGCACCCGGGCAGGGTCTCCTTCAAGTTCATTGACAAGATGCAGTTG AATGACTCCATCTGCTATGTGAAAGCTGCCTTTCCCCTGATGGGCAAGATCCTGGAGCGAACAGAGTTCAAGGAGAACTCGTCCAATGCCCGGAAGATGCAGACGGTGCGCAGGATGTACAACCGCATCGATGAGAGTGTGGACCCCTGCATcagggatgaggatgatgaggagaGAACG ATGTGCTTCAAGGAGTTCACCACCTCCCCCTACGagatgctggtgctggtgaaggaTTTCTTCCAGGACATCAAGCGTCTGCTGCAGAACCAGGAGACCTTTGAGAAGGATTGCAGCCGAGTCTACCGCAGGGCCTGCCCGGGACCCAGGAAGGCTGGATCCTCCCCAG GTGTGGGGACAGATCCTGACTGCAAttgcctgtcccctgccctcccttctGCCACCCAGCCCTCCCTCTCTGCTGCCGCTGGCAGGGACATGGCACCCGCTAGCAGCCGGGTCCCCTCCAGCCTCCTCCATGCCACCCTCGCTGACTTAGAGGCCCCATCTCAGCCCCCCAGTAGCACGGACGGGGGCTCAGGGACCGAGGAGGTCCTGGGTGCCGGGGTAGGTGACACAGCGCTGGCGTTGGCCCCCGGGATGaagcagacagctccagccagcaGTGCCGAAGCCCTCCAGGATCCGGCCGGGACGCTGAGCCTGGCACTGGGTGACATCCCCGTCCTCCGTGGGGATGGAGAGCTGGTGGAGTGGGGCACCGGGCACCTGCCGCAGGATCCAGGCCAGCAGTGGGGAGGCTCCATCCTCCCGGATCAGCCCGGCGGGCTCAGCACCACCCCTCCGACAGCATCGCCCAGCGCTGGCTCGACGGGCGGCGGAGCCAGGATCCGTCCCGAGGCAGCGTCCGAGCCCGTCACACAGCTCCGCTTCTCCAGGATGGCCCCAGAGCTGCGAGCCCCGGGCCACCCCAGGGACAGggcgtggggctgggggctgagcCGGCTGCGGGGCCCCGAGGATGGCGGCGGGCCCGGGCCCAGCTTTGACTCTGGCTTTGTTCTGGGCGCAGAGCAGCGCAGGAAGGAGCCGCCCGCCAGGGAGGGCCGACAGGAGCCTCTCATCTACATTACAGTGGCCAGTGTGGTGGCCGTCCTGCTGGCCACGGGAGGGCTGCTCTTCTACAAGTATAAATCCAGG GTCCTGGGGCGGCCGCTGGAAGATGGAGGCTGCGACCCCGAGGAGCCGGAGAGGAG GGCGCTGCAGGGAGCAAGGGAGTGTTCAGAGCTGGAGACTCAGGATCTCTGA
- the CSF1 gene encoding macrophage colony-stimulating factor 1 isoform X1 has product MGIGTGLEDHSGIILLDRGQAPATTEVCLLRCSLLTSLLLLLLRIHETEQNSYCQQIITERHLAELEELADTQMQHPGRVSFKFIDKMQLNDSICYVKAAFPLMGKILERTEFKENSSNARKMQTVRRMYNRIDESVDPCIRDEDDEERTLSQMCFKEFTTSPYEMLVLVKDFFQDIKRLLQNQETFEKDCSRVYRRACPGPRKAGSSPGVGTDPDCNCLSPALPSATQPSLSAAAGRDMAPASSRVPSSLLHATLADLEAPSQPPSSTDGGSGTEEVLGAGVGDTALALAPGMKQTAPASSAEALQDPAGTLSLALGDIPVLRGDGELVEWGTGHLPQDPGQQWGGSILPDQPGGLSTTPPTASPSAGSTGGGARIRPEAASEPVTQLRFSRMAPELRAPGHPRDRAWGWGLSRLRGPEDGGGPGPSFDSGFVLGAEQRRKEPPAREGRQEPLIYITVASVVAVLLATGGLLFYKYKSRVLGRPLEDGGCDPEEPERRALQGARECSELETQDL; this is encoded by the exons ATGGGGATAGGCACGGGGTTGGAGGACCACAGTGGCATTATCCTGCTGGACCGTGGCCAAGCCCCGGCTACCACAGAG GTGTGCCTGCTCCGCTGCTCCCTGCTGacatcccttctcctcctcctacTCCGCATCCATGAGACGGAGCAGAACAGCTACTGCCAGCAGATCATCACGGAGAGGCACCTGGccgagctggaggagctg GCTGACACCCAGATGCAGCACCCGGGCAGGGTCTCCTTCAAGTTCATTGACAAGATGCAGTTG AATGACTCCATCTGCTATGTGAAAGCTGCCTTTCCCCTGATGGGCAAGATCCTGGAGCGAACAGAGTTCAAGGAGAACTCGTCCAATGCCCGGAAGATGCAGACGGTGCGCAGGATGTACAACCGCATCGATGAGAGTGTGGACCCCTGCATcagggatgaggatgatgaggagaGAACG CTCTCACAGATGTGCTTCAAGGAGTTCACCACCTCCCCCTACGagatgctggtgctggtgaaggaTTTCTTCCAGGACATCAAGCGTCTGCTGCAGAACCAGGAGACCTTTGAGAAGGATTGCAGCCGAGTCTACCGCAGGGCCTGCCCGGGACCCAGGAAGGCTGGATCCTCCCCAG GTGTGGGGACAGATCCTGACTGCAAttgcctgtcccctgccctcccttctGCCACCCAGCCCTCCCTCTCTGCTGCCGCTGGCAGGGACATGGCACCCGCTAGCAGCCGGGTCCCCTCCAGCCTCCTCCATGCCACCCTCGCTGACTTAGAGGCCCCATCTCAGCCCCCCAGTAGCACGGACGGGGGCTCAGGGACCGAGGAGGTCCTGGGTGCCGGGGTAGGTGACACAGCGCTGGCGTTGGCCCCCGGGATGaagcagacagctccagccagcaGTGCCGAAGCCCTCCAGGATCCGGCCGGGACGCTGAGCCTGGCACTGGGTGACATCCCCGTCCTCCGTGGGGATGGAGAGCTGGTGGAGTGGGGCACCGGGCACCTGCCGCAGGATCCAGGCCAGCAGTGGGGAGGCTCCATCCTCCCGGATCAGCCCGGCGGGCTCAGCACCACCCCTCCGACAGCATCGCCCAGCGCTGGCTCGACGGGCGGCGGAGCCAGGATCCGTCCCGAGGCAGCGTCCGAGCCCGTCACACAGCTCCGCTTCTCCAGGATGGCCCCAGAGCTGCGAGCCCCGGGCCACCCCAGGGACAGggcgtggggctgggggctgagcCGGCTGCGGGGCCCCGAGGATGGCGGCGGGCCCGGGCCCAGCTTTGACTCTGGCTTTGTTCTGGGCGCAGAGCAGCGCAGGAAGGAGCCGCCCGCCAGGGAGGGCCGACAGGAGCCTCTCATCTACATTACAGTGGCCAGTGTGGTGGCCGTCCTGCTGGCCACGGGAGGGCTGCTCTTCTACAAGTATAAATCCAGG GTCCTGGGGCGGCCGCTGGAAGATGGAGGCTGCGACCCCGAGGAGCCGGAGAGGAG GGCGCTGCAGGGAGCAAGGGAGTGTTCAGAGCTGGAGACTCAGGATCTCTGA
- the CSF1 gene encoding macrophage colony-stimulating factor 1 isoform X4, whose product MPRLGAKVCLLRCSLLTSLLLLLLRIHETEQNSYCQQIITERHLAELEELADTQMQHPGRVSFKFIDKMQLNDSICYVKAAFPLMGKILERTEFKENSSNARKMQTVRRMYNRIDESVDPCIRDEDDEERTLSQMCFKEFTTSPYEMLVLVKDFFQDIKRLLQNQETFEKDCSRVYRRACPGPRKAGSSPEQRRKEPPAREGRQEPLIYITVASVVAVLLATGGLLFYKYKSRVLGRPLEDGGCDPEEPERRALQGARECSELETQDL is encoded by the exons GTGTGCCTGCTCCGCTGCTCCCTGCTGacatcccttctcctcctcctacTCCGCATCCATGAGACGGAGCAGAACAGCTACTGCCAGCAGATCATCACGGAGAGGCACCTGGccgagctggaggagctg GCTGACACCCAGATGCAGCACCCGGGCAGGGTCTCCTTCAAGTTCATTGACAAGATGCAGTTG AATGACTCCATCTGCTATGTGAAAGCTGCCTTTCCCCTGATGGGCAAGATCCTGGAGCGAACAGAGTTCAAGGAGAACTCGTCCAATGCCCGGAAGATGCAGACGGTGCGCAGGATGTACAACCGCATCGATGAGAGTGTGGACCCCTGCATcagggatgaggatgatgaggagaGAACG CTCTCACAGATGTGCTTCAAGGAGTTCACCACCTCCCCCTACGagatgctggtgctggtgaaggaTTTCTTCCAGGACATCAAGCGTCTGCTGCAGAACCAGGAGACCTTTGAGAAGGATTGCAGCCGAGTCTACCGCAGGGCCTGCCCGGGACCCAGGAAGGCTGGATCCTCCCCAG AGCAGCGCAGGAAGGAGCCGCCCGCCAGGGAGGGCCGACAGGAGCCTCTCATCTACATTACAGTGGCCAGTGTGGTGGCCGTCCTGCTGGCCACGGGAGGGCTGCTCTTCTACAAGTATAAATCCAGG GTCCTGGGGCGGCCGCTGGAAGATGGAGGCTGCGACCCCGAGGAGCCGGAGAGGAG GGCGCTGCAGGGAGCAAGGGAGTGTTCAGAGCTGGAGACTCAGGATCTCTGA